From Rutidosis leptorrhynchoides isolate AG116_Rl617_1_P2 chromosome 3, CSIRO_AGI_Rlap_v1, whole genome shotgun sequence, a single genomic window includes:
- the LOC139901533 gene encoding uncharacterized protein, which yields MEEQITTAKKLWNLRFILHMFKKGISKNIPWFEIHTMIKKSTKAIRNIILDHHQSLTCRPNNIHTTFISPRDYEFSFNNTPLFNIPKLKPRNKHKYVHHHRNQLTVDNVKRVFDQTTASLNAFVEREKSPLPLLGFGDGKSVRQLRVTDSPFSVHNNEDDTSLQVDKMAEEFIENFYNELKQQKKLAAIEPPSPVPAHYLKWGYI from the coding sequence atGGAAGAACAAATTACTACAGCAAAAAAGCTATGGAATTTAAGATTTATCCTCCACATGTTCAAAAAAGGTATCTCTAAAAACATCCCATGGTTTGAAATCCACACCATGATCAAAAAATCCACAAAAGCAATCAGAAACATAATCCTTGATCATCATCAATCCCTCACGTGCCGACCAAACAATATCCACACAACTTTCATTTCCCCACGTGACTACGAATTCAGTTTCAACAACACCCCTCTTTTTAACATCCCTAAACTTAAACCtagaaacaaacacaaatatgttcatCATCATCGTAATCAGTTAACTGTTGATAATGTTAAACGTGTGTTTGATCAAACGACGGCGAGTTTGAATGCGTTTGTTGAACGGGAGAAATCACCGTTACCGTTACTAGGGTTTGGAGACGGTAAAAGTGTACGGCAGTTACGTGTAACGGATTCGCCGTTTTCGGTGCATAATAATGAGGATGATACGTCGTTACAAGTTGATAAAATGGCGGAGGAGTTTATTGAGAATTTTTATAATGAATTGAAGCAGCAAAAGAAATTAGCCGCCATTGAACCACCGTCGCCGGTGCCGGCTCATTATCTGAAATGGGGTTATATCTGA
- the LOC139897954 gene encoding uncharacterized protein gives MDLIEDSEDTFCVVTPHDNIVFISAWHVLHLILRFIYFVGELLLAFESYLITNGFLTAYKNLNLDRVKYLGVIIDSDEARQTSEVIELLEWLSAIGIKKLCLYDMEGVLKKSKGVFLEKFSSTNLSNEELEGNSDFCKKQMDFEFVSISDGKPVVAKAANVLFNKYYLEEDTKKPFFTEAYLVDTLKTLGVVKPDPDLLLIYGQARCHFGFPPWRIRYTELVHMGSLTHKKYGLILKAIHKYTKVKQNYGS, from the exons ATGGATTTAATAGAGGATTCTGAAGACACTTTTTGCGTGGTTACACCG CATGACAACATCGTGTTTATTTCGGCATGGCATGTTCTCCACTTGATTCTTAGATTCATATACTTTGTCGGAGAGCTCCTTCTTGCATTCGAAAGCTACCTTATAACAAATGGGTTTCTAACAGCATACAAAAATCTGAACTTGGACCGGGTCAAATATCTTGGAGTTATCATCGATAGTGATGAAGCTCGACAGACTTCAGAAGTTATCGAACTTCTTGAATGGCTTTCAGCCATTGGTATCAAAAAGCTCTGTTTATATGACATGGAAG GAGTATTGAAGAAATCCAAGGGAGTATTTCTGGAGAAATTTAGTTCAACAAATCTATCTAAT GAAGAATTAGAAGGCAATTCAGATTTCTGTAAAAAGCAAATGGATTTTGAATTTGTTTCAATTTCTGATGGGAAACCAGTAGTTGCAAAAGCAGCTAATGTGCTTTTTAACAAGTATTACTTGGAAGAAGATACGAAAAAACCTTTCTTCACTGAAGCTTACTTAGTCGACACATTAAAGACCCTTG GTGTTGTTAAGCCTGATCCAGATCTTTTATTAATTTATGGACAAGCAAGATGCCACTTTGGTTTTCCACCATGGAGAATTCGATATACAGAGTTGGT ACATATGGGGTCACTGACGCACAAGAAGTATGGTTTAATTCTAAAAGCCATTCACAAATATACCAAAGTGAAACAAAACTACG GTTCATAA